In Candidatus Bathyarchaeota archaeon, the genomic window AAAACATTACGATGAACAAACGAAGCTCCCTGAGAAGCTTGTTGCTGATATAGCAAAACAGGAAGCCATAGGAGTAGATGTGTGGAAGAAAGCGAAAGCTGCTAAAGACTTCTCTCTCTTCAAGCCTGAACTTGAAAAGACCCTTGAACTGAAAAGGCAGGCAGCAGAAATCCTCATGGAAGTCAAAGGCACAAAAACCCCCTATGACGCCTTAATTGACATCTATGAGCCAAAGATGGCAGCTGATTCCATATCAACAATCTTCTCGGGGTTGAGAGATGGGTTAGTGGAAATACTACAGAAATGCCAGAACGCACCTAACCAACCCAACCCAGAAGTTCTCAAAAGAAAAGTCTCCATTACAGATCAACGAAAGATTTCCAAAGAACTCGCCGCATTCATCGGATACGACATCACGTCCAAAGAAGCAGGCGGCAGAATCGACGAGGTGGAGCACCCCTTTTCTACTGGTTACTACGACGATGTACGCATAACAACACATTATTATGAGACCAATATGGCTTCTTCACTGTTTTCTGTGCTGCACGAAGGTGGTCACGCGATCTATGAACAAAATCTCAAGCAAGAGTGGATGTTTCAACCCGTAGGCAGTTCTGCGTCTCTAGGGTTCCATGAATCACAATCTCGTTTCGTGGAGAACATAATCGGTAGATCGCGTGAATTCTGGGCATATTTCTATCCCAAACTGAATGAGCTTATAGGAAATGCTTTTTCCGACTTAAGCTTGGATGACTTTGTCCGAGCCATCAACCATGTCAGACCTTCAAAGATTCGAGTTGAAGCAGACGAAGTGACTTACTGTCTACACATAATCATACGTTTCGAGATTGAACAAGACCTAGTTCCCAACAGAATCATGGTTAAGGATCTCCCAGAAATCTGGAACCAGAAGTACAAGGACTATCTAGGTTTAGACATCTAGAATGACTCT contains:
- a CDS encoding carboxypeptidase M32, with the translated sequence MDVSYLFMKEAIELINMSKTIEALESDYGKLMGLTKEIITLGSAASIIYWDMETMMPPKGVNLRSQQLGVLRQMMHRLSTKPEIGTLLSNIENHPDFESMDELQKRNMYLIRKHYDEQTKLPEKLVADIAKQEAIGVDVWKKAKAAKDFSLFKPELEKTLELKRQAAEILMEVKGTKTPYDALIDIYEPKMAADSISTIFSGLRDGLVEILQKCQNAPNQPNPEVLKRKVSITDQRKISKELAAFIGYDITSKEAGGRIDEVEHPFSTGYYDDVRITTHYYETNMASSLFSVLHEGGHAIYEQNLKQEWMFQPVGSSASLGFHESQSRFVENIIGRSREFWAYFYPKLNELIGNAFSDLSLDDFVRAINHVRPSKIRVEADEVTYCLHIIIRFEIEQDLVPNRIMVKDLPEIWNQKYKDYLGLDI